In the genome of Palaemon carinicauda isolate YSFRI2023 chromosome 13, ASM3689809v2, whole genome shotgun sequence, one region contains:
- the LOC137652483 gene encoding uncharacterized protein isoform X3: MCFDYFCKLAQQRITEMKARFRYRVDRYRAMRARKRWIRREMKNTIGSFSQPDFSAYNHYSQVCHNSRHPYMPTTYIDDDSDEEEVGYSRDDNDERVGVLSPQRLSQRLNENALAREAVGESDAELAQYLKDERIALFLQNDEFMDELRTNREFMTALQEDYESEAGDEDEQEGAEGRGQLAHLDDATLRERIATMGKASRKKFAQIAKVFSRRKRSGGRSLLPSAGRDQLLISADPLIDEDDDDRQTQQSREGGGIPTSPRHLR, translated from the exons ATGTGTTTCGATTACTTCTGCAAGTTAGCCCAGCAGAGGATAACGGAAATGAAGGCCAGATTTCGCTATAGAGTTGACAGATACCGCGCAATGCGCGCTAGAAAGCGCTGGATTCGGCGGGAAATGAAGAACACCATTGGGAGCTTTAGTCAACCAGACTTCAGCGCTTATAATCACTATTCCCAAGTGTGTCACAATTCCCGTCATCCTTACATGCCCACCACCTACATTGATGATGATAGTGACGAAGAGGAGGTGGGGTACAGCAGGGATGATAATGATGAG agAGTTGGAGTTTTGTCCCCTCAACGTCTCAGTCAGCGTCTCAACGAAAATGCGTTGGCTCGGGAGGCCGTCGGGGAAAGCGACGCCGAACTAGCGCAGTACCTGAAGGACGAGAGAATAGCTCTGTTCCTCCAAAATGACGAGTTTATGGATGAGTTGAGAACCAACAGAGAGTTTATGACTGCTTTGCAAGAAG ATTATGAATCAGAGGCTGGAGATGAAGATGAACAGGAAGGTGCTGAGGGAAGGGGTCAACTAGCACATTTGGACGATGCTACACTGAGAGAGAGAATTGCTACCATGGGCAAAG CATCAAGAAAGAAATTTGCGCAGATAGCGAAAGTATTCTCCCGACGTAAGCGCAGCGGCGGTCGAAGCTTGTTGCCAAGTGCTGGACGTGACCAGTTGCTCATATCTGCAGATCCATTAATTGACGAAGATGATGATGACAGACAGACACAG CAGTCAAGAGAAGGAGGCGGTATACCGACATCTCCACGACACCTAAGGTAG